The window GGCGATGAGGAGGCCGGGGCCGGTGAGGGTGAGCGCCCAGGGGAAGGGGGAACACCCCCGGCGGAGTTTCATGCACGGCCCAAGCCAGCGCAGCCACGCAGGCAGGGCATACGCCCCCCACAGGGCAAAGCCCATGATGAACCCCCCGTGCCCGTTGGCCCAGAGGATCATCCAGAGGGGCAGTGCCGCCAGCCGGCGGGGCGACCGGCCCAGCCGGTAGCCTTCCAGGGCCCAGAGGAAGAGGGCAGCGCCCACGAAGGTAACCAGATAGGGCCGTGCGGCCCAGTAAAGCCCGGCCGTGGCCGCCGAAAGCAACACCACGCCCGCCCGCACCCAGGGGCCGCCGCGCAGCACGGGCCAGAGCAGAGTGTAGGCCGCTGTGACCATGAGCGCCATCCACAGGAAGAGCGCCGCCAGCCCCCCCAGCCGGTACAGGCCCAACATGAGCAACTCCACCGGCCAGCCGGGGTAGTGCCAGGGGTGGCCCAGGCGGGTGTAGGAAAAACGGTCCACCCAGGGCAGGGTGCGGTGGGCCCAGATCCAGGCGCCGGCCCGCAGGTGCCAGAAGGTGTCGCCGTCCATCACCAGGCGGGCAGCCATGGCGAACACCCCGACCAGGGCGAGGGTGTGGGCCAGCCTCTCCACGGCGCGCTGCACTGCCTCGCCGGGTGCAGGCCGCGCGGGAACATCGGCCATTGAAGGGGGCATGGGTTCCTCCTGCGGAAAGCCCCGTTTTTCGTTGACGGGGCCTGGGGGTTGTGGTACAATCTGCCGCGCACTGGGGGCTCGTCTAATCGGCAGGACAGCGGACTCTGGATCCGTATGTGGAGGTTCGAGTCCTCCGCCCCCAGCCTGGCCCCGACTCAAGTCGGGGTGTTTTTGTTTCTCTGCCCTGCTTGCCCACGCAGAAAGGCCTGCTCCAGCCGCTCCGCCCGGTCGATAGTGTGGCGATACCAGGTCAGGAGCAGTTCGTCGCGCTCCGTCTCGCTCAACCGCCAGGGCACCTCCAGCCGGTGCAGCTTCTCCACCACATAGGCCAGGGTGATGGCCACGCTGACCGAGATGTTGTAACTTTCCACGAAGCCGTACATGGGCAGGCGCAGGTAGGCGTCGGCGTGCTCCAGGGCGTAGGGGCTGAGTCCTTCGCGTTCGTTGCCATAGAGGAAGGCCAGCGGGCGGTCGAAAGGGATATCCTCCAGGCCCCAGGCCTGCACATGGGGTGAAGTGGCCACCAGGCGATACCCCCTCTGGCGCAACGCTTCCATGGCGGCCGCCGTGGCGGGGAACTCCTCCGGCATCTCCCGCAGGGCCTGCAGGCTTTGCTCGTCGCGTCGTGGGTCGCGGAAACGGTACAGGGTGACCCACTTGTGCGCCCCCAGGGCCACATCAGGGTTCACGCGGTAAGGGTTCCAGTTCTCGATGATGTACACATCCTGCACGCCCAGGGCGTCGCAGGTGCGCAGCGTGGCGCTGGCGTTTTGCGGCTGGTAAATGTCTTCCAGGGCGATGGTGACATAACGCGTGCGCCAGGCCAGGGCTTCGGCCATCTTACGCCGTTTATGCTCGGTGACGAACTGGCCCAAAAAGGCCAGCAGCGCCTTGCGTTGGGCTTGGTCCACGAGGAAACACCTCCAAACCGATGGGATCGGTGCCGGATTTTGGAGCGGCGCTCCCCTTTGGGATCCGGGGTGGGCCCGCAGGTTCCGGGGACTGGGACGTCAGGGTGAGGTCCGCATGGCGAATTCTAACACTTTTCTTACGGTCCCCATGGTATAATAAGAGCGTCCACGGCACTTTAACATCGTGGGGATGAAAGGCTTCGACGGAAGGCGACAGGTCCCGGACGGCGAGCCGAGGTGCGTCGCCTCGTAAAACAGGCGCAAAAAGATAAGTGCCAACAGCACGAATGTTGCTGCCCTCCCCGTTGCTGCCTGATGCAGCACGGATAGGGCAACTGGTCTCCTGAGAAGCGAGGCCACGTCCGCCCACCCCGCCCCCCGACCGGGGTGGACCGGGCGCGACAAAGTCGGGGTGCCGCACGGGTGGGCCGCGACCCGTGCGTAAGACCAGCGGCTGGGCCGGGATGCCCTTCTGTCGGTCGTAGGGCCCCGGCCGAGAGCCACGACCGACTACGCTCGTAGAAGTCCGAGGGCCGAACCTTCCGGACGCGGGTTCGATTCCCGCCATCTCCACCAGCCGACGACCGTTCCCACCGGGACGGTCGTCTTTTTTCGGTAGAATTAGCCCACCGGTTGCGCCGGCCCCCTCAGGGGACATCCATTCCACGCCAGGAGGTGCTTCATGGGTAAAGGCGACCGCCGCACCCGCCGCGGCAAGATTTGGCGCGGCTCGTATGGCAAGTCTCGACCCAAGAAGAAGAAAAAGGTGAAGAAGCAGCAAGCCTCCGCCTGACGCGGAGCGGAGGCCAACCGGAGACAAACCCCACACCCTACGGTGAGGGGTTTGTTCTTTTCTGGGGGAGGAAAATGGGGTACACTTTTTCCGAACGAGGTCGAGCAGAAGGCCCTACCTGATCCAGAAGGAGGAAAAGTCATGGGTGTGCAGCAGCCTTCCCCCGAGGTGCCGCGGCTCAGTCCGCAGGAGGAGCGCAACCTGAGCATGGTGGCTCACCTGAGCGTGTTGCTTCACCTGGCCCTGCCGTTGCTGGCGCTTGCCGTCCCCGCGGTGCTCTACTTCGCCTATCGGGAGCGCTCCAAAGAAGTGGCCTTCCACAGTCTGCAGGCCTTGCTGTTTCAGGCGCTGACCGTGGTGGCGGGCGGCGCGCTGGCCGCGTTGTTTTGGGGCCTCACCGGCGCGTTGTTGAGCCTGCTCATCGGCCTGCTCTGCGTGCCCTTTGCCCTGTTCTTTTCCGCGTTGCCGGTGGTGGCCGTGGTGTACGGTATCATCGGGGCGCTGGAGGTGTACCAGGGGCGGCCTTTCCACTATCCCTTTGCCGCGGCATGCGCCGAGAACCTGCTGGCGTAAGGTTGCCCTTTACAACCATTTGACCACGATGTCGCCAATGACATTGGCCGCCTCATCGCCCCGGTCCGCGGCGTTGGACAGGTGACGGTAAATCTCCCGTAGTTTGAGGATGTTCATCACATCGTCCAAGGTCTTGGGGGCGACGAAGAGGTCGGCCAACGCCTCCCGGTATACCCCTTCCACGCGGTTTTCCAGGGCTTTGGCCCGCACCGCGTGCTCGTTGGCCACATTAGGGTGGCCGTCCAGGCGCTCGATGCCGCGGAGAATCTCGGTAGCCGCGTCGGCCAGCAGGTCCACCATCCTTCGGATGTATTCGTTAGGCTGGGCGTCGAAGATCTCCATTTCGTCCACCGTGGTGTAGGCATAATCCAGTACATCGTCCACGGTGAGGGAAAGGGCGAAGATATCCTCCCGGTCGAAGGGGGTGACGAAAGTGCGGTTGAGTTCGTCAATAAGGATGCGGCGCACCTCGTCGGCTTCTTTTTCGATGCGGCGCAACCTCTCGGCCAACTCCACGCTGGGTTCCCGCACATAACGCCGCAGCATTTCCATGCCCTCGACCGTCAGACTGGCCTGTTGCATGAGCAGTTCCAGAAAGCGGTTGGGTTTCTTCTTGCGCCGAAACAGTCCCATGGACCAACACTCCTCTCAAGCGAGATGATGTCTTCCTGCGTTCAGGGTCCCTTTTTCGCGCTGTATGGACAACCGCACCACCTGACGGGTGGCTGCGGTGACGCGCACCGTGTGGGAGAGCCGCACGCCGGGGAGCCAGACCACGTCCTCCTCCGAGATGACCACCGGCCAGCGGGCCCGCAGCCGCCAAGGGACGCCGGCCTCGCCGAGCAGGTCGCTCACCTTGCGCGTATGGCCACCCATGCCCAAAGGGGCCATGCGCAGGCCCGGGCGGGGCGTGGTCACCCTCAGGGGCCAGGTCACCCGCTCCGCGTCCAGCCAGATCTCCCACACCGTGAGGCGGCGCACCTTCCAGGCTTCCTGTGCGGCGTCTGCAGGCAAGGCCTCCGACGCTTGCAAGACCCATTCGCCCTCCAGGGGGATCGTTTCGCCGGGGGCCAGCGCGGTCTCCCGGCGTACCTGGGGGGCGTCGGCTGCAGGCGGGGCCTCCTGGGGCGCGATCCACAGAGCCTCCCGCTCCACCCAGAGGGCCAGCCCTCCGAACCAGGGGTGCGGTGGGCCACCGGGACGCCGGGCCAAGGCCAGCGCGCGCTCCACAGCGGCGAAGTCGGCCCGCCCCTGGCCGGCTCGTCGCAGGGCGCGGCGTTGCAGCGCCAGCGGGAGGGCCAGTAAAGCCGCGCGGTCCAGCCGGATGGCCTCCCCTGCTCCGCGGGCGTATTGCGCCCACCAGCGGTCGAGTTGACTTTCCAGGTAGGCGTCTTCGGCGGCCAGGATGTCCGCTGCGCGCGCCAGCGCCTCTGCCGCGCGCGGGTTGATGTAAGTCAAGCGGGGCAACACCTCCCAACGGAGGAAGTTGCGCGGGGTGTAGGCCGGGTCGCGGTTAGTGGGGTCCTCTTGGGTAGGTAAACCGTGTTCCCGGCAGTAGGCCACCGTCTCGTGGCGGGTCACCTGGAGCAAGGGTCGCACCAAAGGGATGTGTTCGCTCCAGGGCGTGAGGGTGCGGGGTTGCATTCCTCGGATGCCTGTGCTGCCGCTGCCGTGGATGAGGTGGAGTAGGAGGGTTTCAGCTTGGTCGTTGAGGGTGTGACCAGTGGCGATGGCTTGGGCTTGTGTGGATCTGGCTACGCGAAAAAGAAAGGTGTAACGCAGGTGCCGCGCGGCGTCTTCCAGCGAGCGCCCGCTCACCGCCCGCACATCGCCTCGCTTGAAGAAAAAAGGCAGCCCTCGCCGCCGCGCTTCGGCCTCCACCACGGCCATCTCCTGCTCCGCTTCGGGCCGCAGACCATGATGGAAATGGGCCACCACCAGGGGATAACCCAGGCGGTGAAGCACATCCAGCAGGCAGAGGCTGTCCGGCCCGCCGGAGACGGCCACCACGACCGGCTCGTCGGGCCGTAAACCGCATACTTCTCGGGCGAACCGTTCCACCTGGGCCAGCATCGTGGTACGATTTTACTATGAAGTGCCAGGTGTCAAAGGGTCAGGTGTCAAGTCGTCAGGTAGCTTGAGGTGCGACGATGTGTGGACGGTTTACTTTGACGCTGAACGGCGAACAACTGCAAGCCGCTTTCCCCCAGTTCAATGTGCCTGCGATCATCCAGCCACGTTACAACGTTGCCTCATCCTGGCCGACGGGTTCTACGAGTGGCCCCAGAAGAAAGGCCCGACGCCCAGGCTCCCCTGGCGCTTCACCCTAAGCGACGGACGGCCTTTCGCCTTCGCCGGGCTGTGGGAGACCTGGCTCTCTTCCGACGGCTCGGAGGTGCCCACCTGCACCATCATCACCGTCCCGGCCAACGAGGTCGTGGCGGCAGTGCATCCCCGCATGCCCGCCATCCTGCGCCCTGAGGATTACGCCGCCTGGTTGCGGCCTGACGAAGCGCAGCCTCAGGACCTGCAGCCCCTGCTACGCCCCTATCCCGCCGAAGCCATGCGCGGTTACCCCGTCTCGCCGCAGGTGAACAACCCCCAGGTGGACGACCCCGCCTGTATCGCGCCCTACCAGACACTCCAGGGGAGGCTTTTCTGACCACAGATCTCCCCTTTGAGGGTTGAGGAGCCCAAAGAGTCTGTTATTTTCGAAACAGGTTGCTCACAAAGAACCAGAGGTTAGCCGGGCGCTCAGCCAGACGCCGCATGAAGTAAGGGTACCATTCGGTGCCGTAGGGGACATAGATGCGCACCGGGTATCCCTCGGCGGCCAGTCGCCGTTGCAGGTCTCGACGGATGCCGTAGAGTATCTGGAACTCGATAGCCCGTTTGGGCAACCCCAGCGCTTTGGCGGCTTCGATGGCATAGGCGATCCGGTTTTCATCATGCGAGGCGATGGCCGGGATGGGCGGCACGCGGCCATCCTCGGAGACTTCCGGCGCGTCATGCGCCAGGGCACCCTCAATGAGCATGCGGGTCAGGCGGTCGAAGTTGGCATCCACATCCCGCTTCCTGGGGTAGGCAATCTCCGGCGGCTCCTTGTAGGCCCCTTTGACCAGGCGCACCCGAGTGGCGCGTTGCATCAGCCGGCGCACATCCTGCTCGCTGCGGTAGAGATAAGACTGGATCACCACCCCCACATTATCCAGCCCCTCGGCCAGCATCTGCTCGTAGAGTTCCAGCGTGGCATCCACCCAGGGGGAGTCCTCCATGTCGATGCGCACCATGATGCCGTACCCTTTGGCCTTGCGCAAAATCGTTCGCAGATTCCCGGTGCACATCTCCCGGTCCAGCGCCAGGCCAATCTGGGTAAGTTTGATGGAGGCATTGGCCTGCACCCTCTCATGGTGGATGGCATCAAGCATGTCCAGGATGGCCTGGGTGGCGTTGGTGGCTTCCTGGGGGTTGGTCGTCGCCTCCCCCAGATGGTCAAGGGTAACAAAAATGCCCTGAGCATTGAAGGTTTTAATCACGCGCAGGGCATCTTCCAACCGATCACCGGCGACGAACCGGGAGGCCACCCGCCAGGCCAGCGGCCAGCGGGTCACCAGGCGTTGCGCCCAAGGGGCGCGGGAAAGGTAGATGAGCAAAGCGCGCAACATTGTTTCTTCCTTTGGCAATAGGGATGGTGAAAAAGATGGGACAGGGATTTTTCTACGCCGTCTCAATTTTAGCATAATCCGGTATAATACACCCATGCCTGCCCAGACCCCCATCGTCATCGGGATCGCCGGGGGCACCGGATCGGGGAAAACCACGGTGGCCCAGGAAATTTTGCGCCGGGTCGGACCCGATAAAATCGCCTACCTCCCCCACGACGCGTACTACAAAGACCACAGTCACCTCTCCCCCGAGGAACGGGCGCTGGTCAACTACGACCATCCCGACTCGCTAGAAACCTCCCTGCTCGTCACCCACATTCAGGCGCTCAAACGGGGCCAGACCATCGAGCGACCGGTATACGATTTCACCTCCCACAGCCGCACCAAACAGACCGTGCGGGTGGAACCGCGCCCCATTATCCTCGTGGAAGGCATCCTCATCTTCGTCGAGCCCGAACTGCGCGAACTTTTCGATGTGAAAATCTTCGTTGACACCGATGCCGACATCCGTTTCATCCGGCGGCTGCGGCGGGACATTCAGGAGCGCGGTCGCACGGTGGAATCAGTCATCGAGCAGTACCTGCACACGGTACGGCCTATGCACCTGGAATTCGTCGAGCCCTCCAAACGGTACGCCGATGTCATCATCCCCGAAGGCGGGTTCAACGAAGTGGCCCTGGACATGGTCATCGCCCGGATTCACCACTTGCTCGCGGCCTGATGAACGACTCCCCGCCATCCCCTGGCGAAACCGTCATCCGCATCCTGGCTCTGCTGCTCATCCTGGCGCTGAGCGTGTGGATTTACCTGCATCGCACCGCTATCATCGCCCTAAGCAGCCTGGGCTACCTGGGCGTGTTTCTGGTGACCCTGCTGAGCAACGCCACGGTGATTTTCCCCGCGCCCAGCCTGGTGCTCCCCTTCACCATGGGGGCTGTGCTCTCCCCCTGGCTGGTGGCCCTGGTAGCCGCCGTGGGAGCCGCCTTGGGCGAACTCACCGGCTATCTGGCCGGTTACACCGGCCAGGCTATCGTGGAGGACAGAGCCACCTTCGCCCGTCTGCGCCGCTGGATGCAACACAAGCGTAGCGCGGCGCTGCTCATCTTCCTGCTGGCTTTTCTTCCGCTGCCCCTCATGGACCTCGCCGGCATCGCCGCCGGCGCGTTGCGGATGCCCCTGAGTCGTTTCCTGTTCTGGTGCTTTTTGGGCAAATGGCTCAAACTGACCCTCATCGCCCTGGCCGGCGCCTGGTCCATCCCCCTGGTGGATCGCTGGATAGCGCCTTGACCCCCTGGAGGTGTGGCATGCAAGCCGTAGACACCTATCTGGAAACCCATCTGGACGAAAGCCTGGACGAACTCAGCCATCTGTGCGCTCAGCCCAGCATCTCGGCGCAAGGCATAGGTCTGGAGGAAACCACCGAAATGGTGGCCGGGATGCTCCGTCGGCGCGGCTTCCGCGTGGACATTTTCGCCACTGAGGGCGCACCGGTAGTCTTCGCCGAGCGCGAGGGGCGCCGCCGTGACCGCACCCTGCTCTTTTACAATCACTACGATGTGCAGCCCCCCGAACCGCTGGAACTGTGGGAGACGCCCCCCTTCGAGCCGACCTTGCGCGACGGCAAACTCTACGCCCGGGGCGTGAGCGACGACAAGGGGCACCTGGTAGCCCGCCTGTTCGCCATCGACGCCCTGCTGGCCGCTGATGGCGAGTTGCCTTGCAATGTCAAGTTCGTCATCGAGGGCGAGGAGGAGACCAGCAGCCTGCACCTGCACGATTTCATCCAGGAGCATCGGGAGATGCTGGCCGCCGACGCCTGCATTTGGGAGTTCGGCGGCGTGGATTACCGCGATGTGCCCATGGAGTACCTGGGCATGCGCGGCATCTGCTATGTGGAACTGAGCGTGGAGACGGCAGCCACCGATGTCCACTCCGGGCTGGGCGGCTCCATCTTTCCCAACGCCGCCTGGCGATTGGTGTGGGCGCTGAATACCCTCAAAGGCCCGGACGAGCGTATCCGTCTGCCCGGTTTCTACGACAAGGTGCGCCCACCGTCGCCGCGCGACCTGGAATTGCTGGCCCAGTTGCCCGATGTGGCCGAGGAGTACCGCCAGCGTTACGGGGTGCGCGAGTTCCTGAAGGGGCTGACCGGAGGCGTGGCTCTGCGTCAGGCCGAGGTCTTTGAGCCTACCTGCACTATCTGCGGCCTGACCAGCGGGTACCAGGGGCCGGGCAGCAAGACCGTGCTTCCCGCCCGCGCCGTGGCCAAGGTGGACTTCCGCCTGGTGCCCGACCAGATGCCCGAGGATGTGCTTCGACAACTGCGGGAGCACCTGGACGCCCACGGCTTCGAAGATGTCCAGATCGCCTACCTGGGCGGTGAGCCACCGGTGAAGACCGATCCCGATCACCCCTTTGTGAACCTGGTGGTGCAAACCGCCGAGCCGGTGTACGGCGTGCCTATGCAAAAGGTGCCCATGGTGGGTGGCTCAGGCCCGGGCTATGCCTTTGCCCACTATCTGGGCGTGCCCATCGCCACAGCCGGCCTGGGCTACCCGGGCAGCAACACCCACGCGCCCAACGAAAACATCCGCGTTGACCTTTACCTAAAACACGCCCGTCATATGGCGCGCGTGCTGGCTGGCTTTGCGACCATCGATTTCGCATGAAGTCCATGAAGCAATGGCGCTCACCCCCACCCCAATTTCGCTTCTGGCAAGACCTGGCCCTCCAACTCCTAGTGGCCTATCTGGTCTTCATGCTGCCTTTTCTCATGGCCGCCGTGAGCGCCGATCGTCTGGCCCGTGAACGCCTGCAGGCCGATGTCCAGGCCGCCGACCTCTCCCTGGCCCGCGCCATCGCCCAGGAAACGAACATCACCCTGGGTACCATTCTGCAGGCCGTGCAGACCCTGGGCAAGCAGCCCGCCGTGCGCGACGCCGTGCAGCCGGGCATGGCCGAGGCCTTCGCAAACTTTTACCTCGCCCGCCCCGAGGCTAGCCTGATTTACCGGTTGGACAGCCAGGGCGAGATGCGCTACCATTATCCCGAAGGGCCCGGCTCGACCGTGGGGGTGAACTTCGCCTTCCGTCCCTATTTTCAACGCGCCCGCCGCTCCGAGTTGCCTTTCCTCTCTTTGGGGCGCATCTCCCCCACCACCCAGGAGCCCGTGGCCACCGCCGTCATGCCCCTGCGCAACCATGACGCCTTCCTCGGGCTGGTGGGCGTCAACATCCGCCTGGAATCCCTGAGTTGGACCCTGGCCCGCATCGCCGAAGGACATCGGCTGGAAGAGGGCTTTCAGGTGCTCATCGTGGACAACGGGGGGCAAATCATTGCCCATTCCGAGCCCGGCCACCTGTTGCAGAGTTTCTACCTGCAAATGCCCCATCTTGTGGAGGCTGTGCTTGCCCGCCAAGAGGGCTCGCTGGTCTACACCGGTCCCGACGGCGTCGAGCGCCTGTACAGTTATGTGCCCATCCCCAGCGCAGGATGGGGGGTGGTGGTCTCCCGCACCACGGCCAGCGCCTTTGCCACCACGCAGGCTTTCCACCAGGGCGTGGTGCTGGGCATCGCTGCCTTTGCTCTGCTGGGCGCGTTGTTCTGGCTCACGCTGACCTATTTGCTCCTGCGTCCTCTGGAAGCCTTGGCTCGATACAGCCGTCAAATCGGGCAATCGCTCCCGGAAAAGGCAGCGTCTTTTGCGATGGTGACTGGGTTGGCTATGCGCAACGACCAGATCGGCCACCTGGCCCGCACGCTTCAGCGCCTGGAACAGGACATCCGCCAGCGCCTTTCGGAACTCCACACCCTCCTGGAAACCAGCGCGGCGGTCGTCTCTTCCCTGGACCTGCCCACGGTGCTGGAGCGAATCCTGGCCGAGGTGGAGCGGCTCTTGGGCATTGAGAAATGCGCCATCCTGGTCTGGGACGAAAAAGAAGGCCACTTCGTCGCCCGCGCCAGCCGGGGGCTCTCCCCAAGTTACGCCGCTCGTCTGGTCGTTTCCCCCGACCACCCCGGCTCGCCCACCATGCGCGCCATGCGCACGGGCCATCCGGTGTACATTACCGACACGGAACGAGACCCCTCATTCGTGCATCTCCTCCCCCGCGCCCGCGCCGAGGGGTACCGGGCCCTGGTGGTCATGCCCCTGAAAACCCAACACGCCCCCCCGGCCGCTCTGGTGGCCTACTATCCTGAGCCACACGAGTTCACCGAGCAAGAACTGTCCATCCTTTCCTCCTTTGCCAACCACGCGGCCATGGCCATCGAAAACGCCGCCCTCTACGCCCGCTCCGATATGCGCCTGCGGGAGCAAACGCACCGGCTGGAGGCCCTGATTCAGTCCCTCAACGAGGGCCTCATTTTGGAGGACTTGGAAGGCCGGGTGCTTTATGCCAACCGCCGCATCACCCTTGTGAGTGAACTGGCCCACGAAGACCTGTTGGGCACCCCCGTAGCCCAGGTGGTGACGCGCATCACCCGGCGGGCCACCGAGCCGGAAAAAGCCCAGGCGTGCCTGCTCTCCTTGCTCGAAACGCATCAGGAAGGCGCCTGCGAACTCTCCTTGCGCCTGGGCGGCCACATCGAACACTATCGCGTTCAGGTGTTCCAGGTCACCGATTTGCAAGGGCACTTCATCGGACGCGGGCTGATCTGGCAAGATGTCACCGCCGATCGGGAAGTGGATCGCATGAAGTCCAGCCTGATTTCCACCGTCTCCCACGAACTGCGCACCCCGCTGGCGTCGATCAAGGGGTACGCCACCTCCCTGCTGGCCGACGATGTCCAATGGGACCCGGAAACCCAGCGCGAATTCCTGCAGCACATCTCCGAGGAGACCGATCGGCTGTCCCAACTCATCAACGACCTGCTCGACCTCTCACGCATCGAAGGCGGCGCCCTGAAAGTCGACCGCAAACCCACGGACCTGCTGGCCCTGGTGCGACGGGCCAGCCACCTGGTGCCCGACCTGAAGCCCGAAAGGCTGATTGTGGAAGCCCCTGATGATCTGCTCCCCGTCCCCGTGGACGCCCGGCGCATCGAAGTAGCCCTGCGCAACCTGCTGGAAAACGCGGTCAAATACAGCCTGCATCCCGAGGACCCCATCACCGTCAGCATCCAACGGCAGGAGGATCGGGTCATCGTCCGCGTCATCGACCAGGGGCCGGGCATACCGGCCGAACACGCCCCCCACATTTTCGATAGTTTCTATCGCGCCGAACCGCGGGCCAACGGCTCGCGCTCCGGCGTGGGTCTGGGGCTGGCCATCGCCCGCGGCTTCATCGAAGCCCACGGCGGGCGCATCTGGCTGGAGCCCCGTGCGCAGGGCACCTGCATCGCCTTCTCGCTCCCCCTGGAGGTGAACGACCATGGCCCTACCCAGTAACCCTATCGCGGTGTTGGTGGTGGATGACGAAAAGCCCATCCGCGACTTCGTGCAGCGCAACCTGGACATCCGCGGCTATCGCGTCTATACGGCGGCCAATGGCCTGGAGGCCCTGGAAACCCTCCAGGCGCACCTGGTGGATCTGGTCATCCTAGACATCATGATGCCCCACATGGATGGCCTGGAGACCATTCGCCGGATCCGGCAAACTTCCACGGTGCCCATCATCATCCTCTCCGCCCTGGGGGAAGAGGCTGACAAAATCCAGGCGCTCAACCTGGGTGCCGACGACTATCTGACCAAACCCTTTGGCGTGGGTGAACTGCTGGCCCGGGTGAAGGCCGTGCTGCGCCGCGCCCGCTGGGCCGAGGCCCCCACACCTACCAAGACGCTGGCCTTTGGCCCTATTGTGCTCGACCCCCTTCGGCGGCAGGTCATGGTGGAGGGCCGCCCCGTGGAGTTGACCCCCATCG of the Anaerolineae bacterium genome contains:
- a CDS encoding M20/M25/M40 family metallo-hydrolase, with the translated sequence MQAVDTYLETHLDESLDELSHLCAQPSISAQGIGLEETTEMVAGMLRRRGFRVDIFATEGAPVVFAEREGRRRDRTLLFYNHYDVQPPEPLELWETPPFEPTLRDGKLYARGVSDDKGHLVARLFAIDALLAADGELPCNVKFVIEGEEETSSLHLHDFIQEHREMLAADACIWEFGGVDYRDVPMEYLGMRGICYVELSVETAATDVHSGLGGSIFPNAAWRLVWALNTLKGPDERIRLPGFYDKVRPPSPRDLELLAQLPDVAEEYRQRYGVREFLKGLTGGVALRQAEVFEPTCTICGLTSGYQGPGSKTVLPARAVAKVDFRLVPDQMPEDVLRQLREHLDAHGFEDVQIAYLGGEPPVKTDPDHPFVNLVVQTAEPVYGVPMQKVPMVGGSGPGYAFAHYLGVPIATAGLGYPGSNTHAPNENIRVDLYLKHARHMARVLAGFATIDFA
- a CDS encoding DUF4870 domain-containing protein, which encodes MGVQQPSPEVPRLSPQEERNLSMVAHLSVLLHLALPLLALAVPAVLYFAYRERSKEVAFHSLQALLFQALTVVAGGALAALFWGLTGALLSLLIGLLCVPFALFFSALPVVAVVYGIIGALEVYQGRPFHYPFAAACAENLLA
- a CDS encoding proline dehydrogenase; protein product: MLRALLIYLSRAPWAQRLVTRWPLAWRVASRFVAGDRLEDALRVIKTFNAQGIFVTLDHLGEATTNPQEATNATQAILDMLDAIHHERVQANASIKLTQIGLALDREMCTGNLRTILRKAKGYGIMVRIDMEDSPWVDATLELYEQMLAEGLDNVGVVIQSYLYRSEQDVRRLMQRATRVRLVKGAYKEPPEIAYPRKRDVDANFDRLTRMLIEGALAHDAPEVSEDGRVPPIPAIASHDENRIAYAIEAAKALGLPKRAIEFQILYGIRRDLQRRLAAEGYPVRIYVPYGTEWYPYFMRRLAERPANLWFFVSNLFRK
- a CDS encoding 30S ribosomal protein THX, whose product is MGKGDRRTRRGKIWRGSYGKSRPKKKKKVKKQQASA
- the udk gene encoding uridine kinase, whose protein sequence is MPAQTPIVIGIAGGTGSGKTTVAQEILRRVGPDKIAYLPHDAYYKDHSHLSPEERALVNYDHPDSLETSLLVTHIQALKRGQTIERPVYDFTSHSRTKQTVRVEPRPIILVEGILIFVEPELRELFDVKIFVDTDADIRFIRRLRRDIQERGRTVESVIEQYLHTVRPMHLEFVEPSKRYADVIIPEGGFNEVALDMVIARIHHLLAA
- a CDS encoding RNA methyltransferase translates to MAEALAWRTRYVTIALEDIYQPQNASATLRTCDALGVQDVYIIENWNPYRVNPDVALGAHKWVTLYRFRDPRRDEQSLQALREMPEEFPATAAAMEALRQRGYRLVATSPHVQAWGLEDIPFDRPLAFLYGNEREGLSPYALEHADAYLRLPMYGFVESYNISVSVAITLAYVVEKLHRLEVPWRLSETERDELLLTWYRHTIDRAERLEQAFLRGQAGQRNKNTPT
- the tilS gene encoding tRNA lysidine(34) synthetase TilS; the protein is MLAQVERFAREVCGLRPDEPVVVAVSGGPDSLCLLDVLHRLGYPLVVAHFHHGLRPEAEQEMAVVEAEARRRGLPFFFKRGDVRAVSGRSLEDAARHLRYTFLFRVARSTQAQAIATGHTLNDQAETLLLHLIHGSGSTGIRGMQPRTLTPWSEHIPLVRPLLQVTRHETVAYCREHGLPTQEDPTNRDPAYTPRNFLRWEVLPRLTYINPRAAEALARAADILAAEDAYLESQLDRWWAQYARGAGEAIRLDRAALLALPLALQRRALRRAGQGRADFAAVERALALARRPGGPPHPWFGGLALWVEREALWIAPQEAPPAADAPQVRRETALAPGETIPLEGEWVLQASEALPADAAQEAWKVRRLTVWEIWLDAERVTWPLRVTTPRPGLRMAPLGMGGHTRKVSDLLGEAGVPWRLRARWPVVISEEDVVWLPGVRLSHTVRVTAATRQVVRLSIQREKGTLNAGRHHLA
- a CDS encoding SOS response-associated peptidase; the protein is MWTVYFDAERRTTASRFPPVQCACDHPATLQRCLILADGFYEWPQKKGPTPRLPWRFTLSDGRPFAFAGLWETWLSSDGSEVPTCTIITVPANEVVAAVHPRMPAILRPEDYAAWLRPDEAQPQDLQPLLRPYPAEAMRGYPVSPQVNNPQVDDPACIAPYQTLQGRLF
- a CDS encoding DUF47 family protein; protein product: MGLFRRKKKPNRFLELLMQQASLTVEGMEMLRRYVREPSVELAERLRRIEKEADEVRRILIDELNRTFVTPFDREDIFALSLTVDDVLDYAYTTVDEMEIFDAQPNEYIRRMVDLLADAATEILRGIERLDGHPNVANEHAVRAKALENRVEGVYREALADLFVAPKTLDDVMNILKLREIYRHLSNAADRGDEAANVIGDIVVKWL